tcctgactccagggccagtactcttattcttcactgtgtcacctagctgccccaaattttcatatttgttacaaaggtttttttaaaggagaagaaaaaaatgcttgccagtttaaaaacaaaaccaaaaattaggtgtttgataaattcttgttaagATGGTGTCCGAGCCAGCCAtctctttattttcctcctttggaTTTTCCTATCACCCCCCAGGAACATCTTCATTTGGCAAGATCCTTCAGCTTTGGTACTCACAGCTCATCAGTAACCTCagtccctctgattggaggacaAAGTGAAGAGCTTTTCCCCAAATCTGCATTTAAGAAATTACCTTGGCCAGCCATCTCTTCGTTTCCCACCCAGGTCCGCTCCTTTAAACTCCTTCCTCATGCCCCCACACCAGTCTTCCCCTTCATTTTAGCTTTCTTCTGTGTGTTATCTTCTCCCCTTATATTGTAAGATTCTTGAGACAAGAACtaccttttcatatttgtatatctAGCACTTGGCAGACTGCCAGGAAAGTAGTAGcacttaataataaatgtttgttgactgactaaataCAATTTCAGGGCTGATTTCCATTTTGCAGtctctgatttcttttgtttctgcttaTTGTAAGGACTCTTGAGGGAGGGTATTTGAGGCCGAAGGTTGGTGTCTTCTTTAAGATACCATTACCATCACAAGAttgctatcttttgcttttatgtcaGTTTCATTTCCATAAATATCCCCCCTCACTCCTGAAGAGAGACATTTTCTTTACTAAGGAATAAGGGGGTTTAGCTGTGATGTCAACTTTGGAAAAAGTATCCCACTTGTACTGTGTTGAGTTGGCATTGTACAGAAATTAACAGTCATATTGGTctagaaatgttaaatttaatttttttcccattcgtACAGGAGTAACACTTTTAAATATGTAAGGTCTTTTTTACATGGGTTTGATTACAGAAACTAATAAAATATTCTCTAAATAATGACAAAAAGAATAAGGGGGAAGCATTTTAGTAAAACTAATCAACATATCATCTTAATCTGATggtattttcagtgttctgctcCTTGAGTGCCCCACCTTtgcagagaaaagaggaaagtctATTTTCTTATCACTTTTTCTGTTTCAGACTTAGTAATTCTAATTCTATAGGATTCggttttgttagttttttctGTTCATTCCATTTACAATTGAAGTCACTGTGTATGTATATTGTCTTCCTGGtgctgcttatttcattttgcattagttcatataaatgttCTTATGCTTCcctgtattcttcatattcatcatttcttagagtgcagtagtattctattactgTATGTACTACCCTTTTTTAGCCTcttcccagttgatgggtatctagtttatttccagttttttacttttataaaaagtgttatcataaatattttggtatctaTGGGACCTTTCAGCTCTTTGGAATATTTTCCTAGAAGTGGGATCTCTGAATTAAAAGTtataccagggatggggaacctgtggcctcaaggcaccttttattaaggggatttgttctgtgaagtttagattcagtcaaagggctgaacttgaggacctagagggccacatgtggccttgagatcccaggttccccacccctggttatacactttcttagcataattacTTATTATTGTCCAGAATACTTGTATCATTCATTTCCCATCTTTCTGTGAACTCCATCATGTCCCCAGGAActtcatcatcctgcaagatcaTATCCACCCTGGAACTCACTCCTCAGTGTCCTGTGCCCCTggtaccccctccctccctctggtTAGAGAGCAGAGGATGGCAAGTGGAGCGTTCTTCCTAGatcttccatttaaggagggtacCCATCTCTTCATTGCCCCCTCAGCTGCACTCTTCTGGACTTCATCATTTGCCCATGCTAGGTGctcctacctccccaccccctttcacctttttactttttctttctttcagcatCTTGTCCCATTAGATTGTTAACTCTCTGAGtgcagggactgacttttgctTAGTATAGGGCATGGCACAtaattaggtgcttaataaatgtttgttgactgatgattttgccatctttgccaaaTTGCTTTGTGTATGGTGGAACCTAAGGGTTGtttatttctcttattgttagtgatttggagcagtcTTTCACTGCCACACAGTCTTAATTAATAATGCTCAATTTTAATTGGAAGACACTGATTTAGTTGTCTCTAATTTTATTCCAGTTGAAGAGGAATGCAAACTTTTGCCTCTTTGTCGTGCTAAGCCCTCCCCAAGTTTCATTCATCTTCCTGCAACCAACCCAGCCACTTGTCAAAACTATCAGTCAGCAAAGCTACAAACAGGTAACCTATAGAGAGAATTTCCCAAATGGAACAGATTTGGGAATCAAGGCTTCCtgttgacattttttcttttttaaaattttattttaaaattactcagttttattttgttttcagttccctgttctctcccttcctctataCCCTCCCTtaccattgagaagacaagaaattcaaTAACCATTACACATTTGAAATCTTTcaaaacctatttccacattaaccatgttccagaagaaagagaaaaaaaatatgcttcagtccgCACTCTGGGTTCATCAGGTCTCTgcctggaggtggatggcattgtTCTTTATGAGTCCTCCTCACATTGACTTGGCCACCAATCCTGTGTCCAGTCAAGTCTCAATTTTAAATGGATGGCTTGTGGCTTACCCAGTGCTATTGCTTCTTCttgtctttacttttcttttcctccctcccccctccccaccacttCCCCAGGTTGGGTAATTTCCCTAATTGTTGCGACCTCCCCAGGGGTAGAAAAAGGGTTAAAATTTAAATCTTGCTGGATATAAgctgaattaataaaaaaaaaaagaggataactTACATTTCTAGAGAGTACTTTACaatctttaatttcctttcaATAACCTTGTCAGATATGTATTGcaggtattatcatccccattttataggtgagaaaactgaagctctgaggtatgaagtgacttgcctatagtcacagagctaattaagggacagagctgggattcaaaaccAAGTTTGCTGGCTCCAAGTCTATTGTTCTTTCTAGTACACAAGAATGTCAGTATGTCAGATATTCTAGGGATTCACAGCACTTCACATCAatagaggaaattgagactgctAGTTAAATTTAGGTTGTTCTGGATTTAGAGTAAACATTATTCTATTCAGGTTACAGAATATTTTCTGGGTCCAGGTAATCAGAGCAGACTTGATCTCTGCTTTTGTGGAACTCATGATATAATAGGGAAGACAGCAGAAACACCTAAACAATAAAAAGTAGATATGATTACCAAGGCTAATTAAGACTTGGCTGTGCATGAGGTAGTTGAAAACATTAGAGCAAATGGGTTGATGTTACAGGAGGAAGTACTGAAGTTAGACAACAGGAAAATTGTCAGTGCTAATGGTCACTGCTTTTGAGGCACTGGAGCAGGTGAGCTGCCCCTCCGGTGGAATTCTTGAAGCCCACGAGAAGCCCCACCTTCTCTCCCCAGTCTGTCTGAGACACGGTGAGTGTGGGGAAATTCAAAGTACTGATCTCTGCAAAGCCCCGATAAACACAGGACCATCATTTGTGGGCCAGCCAAAAatttgtctctctccccttttgtccctctTCCCCATCCCACTCTTCTTTCAGGAGTCGACATTAAAAAGCCCCAGGATTGCTTAGGTCTGCTTGAGTGTATGCACGCCAATCTCCAACTTCAAACCAAACTTGCCCAACAACAGATGGCCATCCTAGAAGATCTACAGTCCTCCATGACTCTGCTGATTCCTGGGGGGGAGGGTAAGGACTCTATGCTGCCAGCTATACGTCCAAATTTGCTGTTGACTTGCCAACCTCAAATCAGTAAATGAACTCTGGGACCTAGTCACTGTGtatgcttttttcccttctccccctctaaGCCCATAGTGTAGGCTCTGTAGATGTTTCTCTAGGATATTTGGTGATCACTAAGCATATTATTGAATACTCACAGGGTACATACATACCATTGTACAAGACATACATATCATTGTATGTA
The DNA window shown above is from Notamacropus eugenii isolate mMacEug1 chromosome 2, mMacEug1.pri_v2, whole genome shotgun sequence and carries:
- the TSACC gene encoding TSSK6-activating co-chaperone protein isoform X2, giving the protein MKEKKANQNFANQMEKPKSNSAKRKVEEECKLLPLCRAKPSPSFIHLPATNPATCQNYQSAKLQTGVDIKKPQDCLGLLECMHANLQLQTKLAQQQMAILEDLQSSMTLLIPGGEGKDSMLPAIRPNLLLTCQPQISK
- the TSACC gene encoding TSSK6-activating co-chaperone protein isoform X3; protein product: MEKPKSNSAKRKVEEECKLLPLCRAKPSPSFIHLPATNPATCQNYQSAKLQTGVDIKKPQDCLGLLECMHANLQLQTKLAQQQMAILEDLQSSMTLLIPGGEGKDSMLPAIRPNLLLTCQPQISK
- the TSACC gene encoding TSSK6-activating co-chaperone protein isoform X1, yielding MTAGNKLFPYLRILHTNKNHRSSLCSLSKNSEVSQITFFFCCHILKRNQNFANQMEKPKSNSAKRKVEEECKLLPLCRAKPSPSFIHLPATNPATCQNYQSAKLQTGVDIKKPQDCLGLLECMHANLQLQTKLAQQQMAILEDLQSSMTLLIPGGEGKDSMLPAIRPNLLLTCQPQISK